One genomic segment of Paenibacillus xylanexedens includes these proteins:
- a CDS encoding tyrosine-type recombinase/integrase — translation MLTAEEMSDLLKAPNQRKYSDFRDFVVINLLIDGMLRVDEALTLRKTDVDFTACCATLRREVTRTRKPRIVPITKRTAKLMQELIRESTEFGSDYIFLNNYGERLVPNHFRHQLKKYADRAGIEKRVYPHLLRHSGATLFLEEGGSQRHLQVIFGHADGRMTAHYTHL, via the coding sequence GTGCTGACCGCGGAAGAGATGAGCGACCTTCTCAAAGCGCCAAACCAACGCAAGTACAGCGACTTTCGAGATTTCGTTGTAATAAATCTCCTAATTGACGGGATGTTACGCGTAGACGAGGCGTTAACATTACGAAAGACTGACGTTGACTTCACCGCATGTTGTGCAACTTTACGGCGAGAAGTGACCAGGACGCGTAAGCCACGAATTGTACCGATCACAAAACGAACTGCTAAGCTGATGCAAGAGTTAATCCGCGAGTCAACGGAGTTTGGTAGTGACTATATATTTCTTAATAATTATGGGGAACGTTTGGTTCCGAATCACTTCCGTCACCAATTAAAGAAATATGCGGATAGGGCGGGAATTGAGAAACGTGTATATCCACATTTACTGAGGCATTCAGGGGCAACGCTCTTCTTAGAGGAAGGCGGTTCACAACGTCATTTGCAAGTGATTTTTGGTCACGCGGACGGACGTATGACGGCCCACTACACCCACCTCTAA
- a CDS encoding site-specific integrase, translating to MDKRKGRTIKSERTSTRLQHSLDYLFDYYYQAKKSEGRAENTLKTYVQNYNYFCEFLDERTIIRDIRNINVEVGRDYIIWLRDEKRRFSDNCNVPESVRTVGLLPKSINTRIKNMKTMFKFLKEEEVIEQTRLRI from the coding sequence ATGGATAAACGTAAAGGAAGAACAATTAAGAGTGAGCGCACATCAACACGCTTACAACATTCGTTAGACTATTTGTTCGATTATTACTACCAGGCGAAGAAGTCGGAAGGTCGAGCGGAGAATACGCTAAAGACATACGTACAAAATTACAATTACTTCTGCGAATTTCTGGACGAGCGTACGATCATTCGTGACATCCGGAATATCAACGTTGAAGTAGGGCGTGATTACATAATTTGGTTACGCGATGAAAAGCGGAGATTTAGTGATAACTGTAACGTTCCGGAATCTGTTCGCACTGTGGGACTGCTTCCGAAATCAATTAACACGCGCATTAAGAATATGAAGACGATGTTTAAGTTTCTAAAAGAAGAGGAAGTAATTGAGCAGACCCGTTTACGTATTTAA